Proteins found in one Populus alba chromosome 14, ASM523922v2, whole genome shotgun sequence genomic segment:
- the LOC118061658 gene encoding probable calcium-binding protein CML44: MCPLKTNDLHRIFHQLDKNGDGLLSTVELNWLLESIGVRFSLEELESSVGKSCLSFDEFSLFYDSITKQGDDASNEAVLADDQEGRNKEECDLFEAFKVFDSNGDGFISCEELQSLLSKLGLWDEKTGKDCRSMICRYDTNLDGVVDFEEFKNMMLRTSL; encoded by the coding sequence ATGTGTCCCCTTAAAACGAATGACCTGCACCGGATTTTCCATCAACTTGACAAAAATGGTGATGGTCTTTTGAGTACAGTGGAGCTCAATTGGCTTCTCGAGAGCATCGGAGTCCGTTTTAGCCTAGAGGAGCTTGAGTCTTCGGTGGGGAAGTCATGCCTCAGCTTTGACGAGTTCTCGTTATTCTACGACTCCATAACAAAGCAGGGCGATGATGCCAGCAACGAAGCAGTGCTAGCAGACGATCAGGAAGGCCGCAACAAGGAGGAATGTGACCTTTTTGAGGCATTTAAGGTGTTTGATTCCAATGGAGACGGATTCATTTCTTGCGAGGAGCTTCAAAGTTTGCTGTCAAAACTTGGATTGTGGGATGAGAAGACTGGTAAGGACTGTAGAAGTATGATTTGCCGGTATGATACGAACCTGGATGGGGTTGTTGATTTTGAGGAATTCAAGAATATGATGCTGCGTACCAGTTTGTAA
- the LOC118061735 gene encoding bifunctional riboflavin kinase/FMN phosphatase: MSIAKPLKNLVSAVILDLDGTLLHTDGIVGDVLKVSVVKYGKQWDGRETKKIVGKTPLEAAAAVVEDYELPCSTDDFLTQITPLLYDQWCNIKALPGANRLIKHLSSHNVPVALASNSPRANIESKISYHQGWKGSFSAIIAGDEVRTGKPSPEIFLEAAKRLNLKPSSCLVIEDSLPGVTGGKAAGMEVVAVPSIPKSHLYTEADEVINSLLDLQPELWGLPPFEDWMEGTLPIKPWHIGGPVVKGFGRGSKVLGIPTANLSTKGYSALLSEHPSGVYFGWAGLSSQGLYKMVMSIGWNPYFNNTEKTIEPWLLHEFDGDFYGEELRLVIVGYIRPEANFSSLESLIAKIHEDRRIAERALDIPTYSKYRDDPYLKGSSL, encoded by the exons atgtcGATTGCAAAGCCTTTGAAGAATTTAGTATCTGCTGTTATTCTTGATTTGGATGGTACCCTTCTTCATACAG ATGGCATAGTGGGCGATGTTTTGAAAGTTTCCGTGGTCAAGTATGGAAAACAATGGGATGGGagggaaactaaaaaaatagtgGGAAAGACACCTTTggaagctgctgctgctgtggtGGAAGATTACGAGCTTCCTTGTTCAACTGATGATTTTCTGACTCAAATCACCCCATTGCTCTATGATCA GTGGTGCAACATTAAGGCTCTTCCTGGTGCCAATCGGTTAATAAAACATTTGAGTAGTCATAATGTGCCTGTGGCTTTGGCTTCAAACTCTCCAAGGGCAAATATAGAATCCAAAATTTCTTACCATCAGG GCTGGAAGGGATCCTTTTCTGCCATCATTGCTGGTGATGAAGTGAGAACAGGAAAACCATCTCCTGAAAT ATTTTTGGAAGCTGCTAAAAGGCTAAATCTCAAACCATCCAGCTGCCTTGTGATTGAAGATTCTTT GCCAGGTGTTACTGGTGGTAAGGCTGCTGGCATGGAAGTAGTCGCTGTACCATCCATTCCAAAATCTCATCTTTATACAGAAGCAGATGAAGTGATCAATTCTCTGCTTGATTTACAACCTGAATTGTGGGGCCTCCCTCCATTTGAAGATT GGATGGAGGGTACTTTGCCTATCAAACCTTGGCATATTGGTGGTCCTGTTGTCAAGGGATTTGGTCGTGGCTCAAAGGTTCTTGGAATCCCAACTG CTAATTTATCTACCAAAGGTTATTCAGCACTTCTTTCAGAACATCCATCAGGTGTTTATTTTGGTTGGGCTGGATTATCATCGCAAGGTCTTTACAAAATGGTCATGAGTATTGGTTGGAACCCATATTTTAACAACACCGAAAAGACCATA GAACCTTGGTTGCTTCATGAATTTGATGGGGATTTTTATGGTGAGGAATTGCGCCTTGTGATAGTTGGCTATATTCGACCAGAG GCCAATTTTTCATCGCTTGAGAGCTTGATAGCAAAGATTCATGAGGATAGAAGAATTGCAGAGAGAGCTCTAGACATTCCAACGTACTCGAAATATAGGGATGACCCGTATTTGAAAGGCTCTTCCCTGTAA
- the LOC118061551 gene encoding UDP-sugar pyrophosphorylase has protein sequence MEAAVATESLSKLNINGDFASSLPNLHKNLHLLSPQQVELAKMLVEEGQSHLFEHWPEPGVDDDEKKAFFDQVTRLNSSYPGGLASYIKTARELLADSRAGKNPFDGFTPSVPTGENLSYGDENFIKFEEAGVKEAQNAAFVLVAGGLGERLGYNGIKVALPFETITGTCFLQCYIESVLALQEASYRMTQGGQKKEVPFVIMTSDDTHARTVELLESNSYFGMKPTQVKLLKQEKVACLEDNDARLALDPQNKFRVQTKPHGHGDVHSLLYSSGLLYEWHDAGLRWVLFFQDTNGLLFKAIPASIGVSATKGYHVNSLTVPRKAKEAIGGITKLTHIDGRSMVINVEYNQLDPLLRATGFPDGDVNCETGYSPFPGNINQLILELDPYIEELKKTGGAIKEFVNPKYKDASKTSFKSSTRLECMMQDYPKTLPPSARVGFTVMDTWLAYAPVKNNPEDAAKVPKGNPYHSATSGEMAIYRANSLILRKVGVQVDNPVNEVFNGQEVEVWPRIVWKPTWGLTFADIRSKVSGSCSITQRSTMAIKGRNIFVKDLSLDGALVIDSIDEAEVKAGGSVQNKGWLLEKVDYKDTSVPEAIRIRGFRFKKIDQLEKQFSEPGKFELKA, from the exons ATGGAAGCAGCTGTAGCGACGGAATCTCTCTCGAAGCTTAATATCAATGGCGATTTTGCTTCCTCTCTTCCAAATCTCCACAAAAACCTTCACCTCCTCTCCCCTCAACAG GTTGAGTTGGCGAAGATGTTAGTGGAGGAAGGACAGTCTCATTTGTTTGAGCATTGGCCAGAGCCTGGTGTTGATGATGACGAGAAGAAAGCGTTTTTTGATcag GTGACTCGGCTCAATTCTAGCTATCCTGGAGGCTTGGCATCGTATATTAAGACTGCTAGAGAACTTTTAGCAGATTCTAGAGCAGGAAAGAACCCTTTTGATGGCTTTACACCTTCG GTTCCTACCGGTGAAAATCTGAGTTATGGTGATGAAAACTTTATCAAATTTGAAGAGGCAGGCGTAAAAGAAGCCCAGAATGCTGCATTTGTTCTTGTTGCTGGCGGGCTTGGTGAGCGCCTTGGATATAATGGAATAAAG gTGGCTCTTCCATTTGAGACCATAACAGGAACATGCTTCTTACAGTGCTATATTGAATCTGTTCTGGCTCTTCAGGAAGCTAGCTATAGAATGACACAGG GTGGACAGAAAAAAGAGGTTCCTTTTGTTATCATGACATCAGATGATACACATGCACGCACAGTGGAGCTTTTAGAATCAAATTCTTATTTTGGAATGAAACCTACTCAAGTAAAACTTCTCAAGCAG gAAAAAGTTGCATGCTTAGAGGATAACGATGCCAGACTTGCTTTGGACCCGCAAAACAAATTTCGAGTTCAG ACAAAACCTCATGGGCATGGTGATGTTCACTCACTTCTCTACTCAAGTGGCCTTCTTTATGAATG GCATGATGCTGGTTTGAGATGGGTTCTATTTTTCCAAGATACAAATGGACTTCTATTCAAG GCAATTCCAGCTTCAATTGGTGTCAGTGCCACTAAGGGATACCATGTTAACTCTCTTACTGTCCCTCGCAAAGCTAAAGAAGCTATAGGAGGCATTACCAAGCTTACTCATATTGATG GAAGGTCCATGGTGATTAATGTGGAATACAATCAACTCGATCCTCTGCTTAGAGCAACTGGGTTTCCTGATGGAGATGTCAATTGCGAGACAGGCTATTCTCCTTTCCCAGGAAATATAAACCAA TTGATTCTGGAGCTTGATCCTTATATTGAGGAGCTCAAAAAAACAGGAGGTGCAATAAAGGAGTTTGTTAACCCAAA ATACAAAGATGCCAGCAAAACTTCATTTAAATCTTCAACTAGACTGGAATGCATGATGCAAGATTATCCAAAAACACTGCCTCCATCAGCAAGAGTTGGATTTACG GTGATGGATACATGGCTTGCTTATGCACCTGTGAAGAACAACCCTGAGGATGCtgccaag GTACCAAAGGGGAATCCATATCACAGTGCAACTTCTGGAGAAATGGCCATTTATCGTGCAAACAGCCTCATACTTAGAAAG GTTGGTGTCCAAGTGGATAATCCAGTTAATGAGGTCTTCAATGGACAAGAGGTGGAAGTGTGGCCTCGCATTGTATGGAAGCCAACATGGGGATTGACATTTGCAGATATCAGAAGTAAAGTTAGTGGAAGTTGCTCCATCACTCAAAGATCTACCATGGCTATTAAGGGTCGGAATATCTTTGTCAAAGATCTCTCGTTGGATGGGGCACTTGTGATTGACTCTATTGATGAAGCAGAG GTTAAAGCTGGAGGTTCAGTGCAGAACAAGGGCTGGCTCCTGGAAAAAGTTGACTACAAAGATACTTCAGTACCTGAGGCAATACGGATCAGGGGCTTCAGATTCAAAAAGATTGATCAGCTGGAAAAGCAATTCAGTGAACCTGGAAAGTTCGAATTGAAGGCTTGA
- the LOC118061969 gene encoding BTB/POZ domain-containing protein At4g08455, translated as MRGHLCTASQVDTECETDSDSETMRCISCKEHYSRCDAGTCKECYEEASDTEEELKREIEDLKAKVAFLRFWSPLDHHITHRFSAGPCFTDVVLIASSDDGLIGTSPSVPVPAHKAVLVSRSPVFKAMLENEMEERRSGTIKISDVSYDALRSFVNYLYTAEACLDEQMACELLVLAEKYEVKHLKAYCENFLVSKLNWDNSVMSYAFAHQHNAKHMLEIALSLITDNMDKLTQRKEYIELVEEDPRLVVEIYEAYLSKQVNTAAHKDSSSIKS; from the exons ATGAGAGGCCACCTCTGTACAGCGTCCCAGGTAGACACAGAATGCGAGACTGACTCCGACTCCGAAACCATGAGGTGCATATCTTGTAAGGAGCACTACAGCAGATGCGATGCCGGAACTTGCAAAGAGTGTTACGAGGAAGCAAGCGATACTGAAGAAGAGCTTAAAAGAGAGATCGAAGATCTCAAAGCTAAAGTCGCCTTCCTGCGTTTCTGGTCTCCTCTTGATCACCACATCACCCATCGCTTCTCTGCTGGCCCTTGCTTCACCGATGTCGTTTTGATTGCTTCCTCCGATGATGGGCTAATCGGGACTAGCCCATCCGTGCCTGTTCCTGCTCACAAGGCTGTTTTG GTGAGCCGTTCCCCAGTCTTCAAAGCGATGCTTGAGAATGAGATGGAAGAACGCCGGAGTGGCACCATCAAGATTAGTGATGTATCATATGATGCACTTCGAAGCTTTGTCAACTATCTGTACACTGCTGAAGCGTGCCTTGATGAGCAGATGGCCTGTGAGCTTTTAGTATTGGCTGAAAAATACGAAGTGAAGCATCTCAAGGCCTATTGTGAGAATTTTTTGGTGTCAAAACTGAACTGGGACAACTCAGTCATGAGCTATGCCTTTGCCCATCAGCATAATGCAAAGCATATGCTTGAAATAGCGTTGTCATTGATCACTGACAACATGGACAAGCTTACCCAAAGGAAGGAATACATAGAGCTTGTGGAAGAGGATCCCCGGCTTGTCGTGGAGATTTATGAAGCATATCTGTCCAAACAGGTTAATACAGCAGCGCACAAGGATTCTTCTTCCATAAAGTCATAG
- the LOC118050790 gene encoding probable methyltransferase PMT10, translating to MKPSATITSSTATLDVVKAPNFVKVTAITIVSFSVITLLYLFPSSPFPSSISFSPSFSITSPQQIKNNASLVSPRPKKTRPPPPPTVGERTGIVDENGAMAEDFVIGEFDPSAMDEFRNLTGGREESTKEDGKLTRVKNERFRVCEESTRDYIPCLDNVEEIKRLNLSGSLVIYERHCPEEGKGLDCLVPMPKGYKRSIPWPRSRDEVWFSNVPQTRLVEDKGGQNWIALKKDKFVFPGGGTQFIHGADQYLNQISEMVPEIAFGQHTRIALDIGCGMASFGAFLLQRNVTTLSIAPKDVHENQIQFALERGVPAMAAVFSTRRLLYPSQAFDLIHCSRCRIDWTRDDGILLLEVNRMLRAGGYFVWAAQPVYKHEENLQEQWKEMQDLTRRICWELVKKEGYIAIWRKPLNNSCYLSRDSGAQPPLCDSNDDPDSVWYVSLRPCITRLPENGYGANVTTWPVRLHYPPDRLQSISMDATFSRKELFKAESKYWNEIIESYVRAFHWKHMNFRNVMDMRAGFGGFAAALHDLDVDCWVMNVVPVSEFNTLPVIYDRGLIGVMHDWCETFDTYPRTYDLLHAAGLFSAEQKRHKCKVSSIILEMDRMLRPGGTVYIRDSISVMSELQEIATATRWVCTLRDTGEGPHASWKILTCDKRMP from the exons ATGAAACCTTCCGCCACAATCACCTCCTCCACCGCCACATTAGATGTCGTAAAAGCCCCAAACTTCGTCAAAGTAACGGCCATTACCATCGTCTCCTTCTCTGTTATCACCCTTCTCTACCTCTTCCCTTCCTCCCCCTTCCCCTCCTCTATCTCCTTCTCTCCCTCCTTCTCCATCACCTCcccacaacaaataaaaaataacgcGTCCTTGGTTTCACCTCGTCCCAAAAAAACCCGGCCCCCACCACCTCCGACGGTGGGGGAGAGGACGGGGATAGTGGACGAGAACGGTGCAATGGCGGAGGATTTTGTAATCGGGGAGTTTGATCCGAGTGCAATGGATGAATTTAGAAATTTAACTGGTGGCAGAGAGGAGTCGACGAAAGAAGATGGTAAACTAACCAGGGTTAAGAATGAGAGATTTAGAGTGTGTGAGGAGAGCACGAGAGATTACATACCATGTTTGGATAATGTGGAGGAAATTAAGAGGTTGAATTTGAGTGGAAGTTTGGTGATATATGAGAGGCATTGCCCTGAAGAAGGTAAGGGGTTGGATTGCTTGGTGCCTATGCCTAAAGGGTATAAGAGATCTATACCTTGGCCTAGGAGTCGAGACGAG GTGTGGTTCAGTAATGTGCCACAAACACGTCTGGTCGAAGATAAGGGTGGCCAAAATTGGATAGCATTAAAAAAGGATAAGTTTGTTTTCCCAGGAGGAGGAACTCAATTTATTCACGGAGCAGATCAATATTTAAACCAGATTTCAGAG ATGGTTCCTGAAATTGCATTTGGTCAGCATACCCGCATTGCATTAGACATTGGTTGTGGAATGGCAAGTTTTGGTGCCTTTTTGTTACAGCGTAATGTGACTACCTTGTCAATAGCACCAAAAGATGTCCATGAGAACCAGATTCAGTTTGCACTGGAGCGTGGTGTTCCTGCAATGGCAGCTGTATTTTCAACACGGCGTTTGTTGTACCCAAGCCAAGCATTTGATTTGATACACTGTTCAAGATGTAGAATTGATTGGACTCGTGATG ATGGAATTTTGCTTCTTGAGGTGAACAGAATGCTAAGGGCAGGAGGCTACTTTGTCTGGGCAGCACAACCTGTATATAAACATGAAGAAAATCTCCAAGAACAATGGAAAG AAATGCAGGACCTAACTAGACGCATTTGTTGGGAACTTGTAAAGAAGGAAGGATATATTGCCATTTGGCGGAAACCTTTAAACAACAGCTGCTATCTTAGTCGTGATAGTGGGGCACAACCTCCTCTATGTGATTCCAATGATGATCCAGACAGTGTTTG GTATGTCAGTCTGAGGCCATGCATAACTAGATTGCCTGAGAATGGTTATGGAGCTAATGTCACTACATGGCCTGTACGCCTCCATTATCCACCAGATAGACTCCAGAGCATAAGTATGGATGCCACCTTTTCCAGAAAAGAACTTTTCAAGGCAGAGTCAAAATATTGGAATGAGATTATAGAAAGTTATGTCAGAGCTTTCCACTGGAAACATATGAATTTTCGAAATGTGATGGACATGAGAGCGGGATTTGGAGG GTTTGCAGCAGCCTTACATGATCTGGATGTTGATTGCTGGGTTATGAATGTTGTTCCCGTGAGTGAGTTCAATACTTTACCTGTGATTTATGACCGGGGACTTATTGGAGTCATGCATGACTG GTGCGAGACATTTGATACATACCCGAGAACTTATGACCTATTGCATGCAGCAGGTTTGTTCTCTGCGGAGCAGAAAAG GCACAAATGCAAAGTCTCAAGTATCATACTTGAGATGGATCGAATGCTAAGGCCTGGTGGAACTGTTTATATACGTGACTCAATATCTGTTATGAGCGAGCTTCAGGAGATAGCAACTGCCACGAGATGGGTGTGTACACTTCGGGATACGGGGGAAGGTCCCCATGCGAGTTGGAAAATTTTAACCTGCGATAAAAGGATGCCATGA